One Aegilops tauschii subsp. strangulata cultivar AL8/78 chromosome 2, Aet v6.0, whole genome shotgun sequence genomic window, aattattctctgactttaaatgaataactgtattgcaataaacatgatcaaatcatattcatgctcataaagtgtcaggcagcctctgcagtttgggacaaggagtgatgtagcaaacaacagagttatcataatgagatgggtgaaggggagatctctccttttatatacctgcctcttggaggaagtcccaagtatgatactgaagaactcgaaagcatccaactcgtactccggtgtggcagagcggagcccgcggtgacggcctccccccatctctaataagcagcagaagagaccaattagtatctagctagaagcatatctataaacatagagccaagtttctatacatgaaagaaaactaagaaaaaaaagcaatgcacttgtgctcaacaacatcaacaacacttagttaatttggtaggttagttggcaatggcaattggcacccttcaaaactagggatttctttagacgtgaaagaaaactgaaaatgttgaaaaaaagagcatagtaatctaaaaatagggggaaaatacacttcttctttctcctctttatcttcttctttttttcatctttcttctttcttcttaaccAAAACTAAACCTAAAGTTCCTTCTGGTGTGATCACATTGGAATACTTGTGGCAACAAATCATAGTTGCACCATATTTTAGGTGGCTCTAGGTGCCACACACCAAGCAAACAAACAAACCTCAAATCAGAAACTAAGGGTGTAGTGTCGTAAAGTCAATTTACTTTGTATGCAAATCAGAATGTATAGTTTGCCTTTccgcaaaaaagaaaaggaaaagacgGGTATAGTTTGCCTCTTATGACATATTCCATAAGCAATATGCATGCCTTGTTGTTTTCTCAAATTAAACTAATTCGAGTGTTGCTGATTGATGAATTTGAATATATGCAAAGGAATTTGAGGAAAGCTTTTGCTCTTCTCACTATTAGTTTCATAATCTTTTATACAACCCCTTCAAGGAGTCTGTCGATAACTTTCGTTTACAGTTCACTAGATATGTGTATTACATTTTCTATTGAAAATGCATTTGAATTCATTTATCACAAATACTAATTCTAAAGTTTAACTCTGATGATACGGTTGCCACGTACCTACCaagacatgccaatttttttcttGTATACAAAATAACTCGTGCACTAATATTTACTTCACTCAAAGATTTTTCACTTTGAAGGGAAATAGTTTTTGTTCCATCATCTATTAATAAtataacaataataattcattatATGCCAATGAGTTGAGAAATCTGGCACTACATTATTTAAATGACACATAAAAAGCATAATGTACAAAAAATTGATCATGCATAACTAAACACTGTAGTATAGAAGATGATCTAACTAATAAGCCTACTAGTGAGAATTGAGATTATACACAATTATAGTAGAGAAGATGCTATCTATgctctaaacctaaactaaagtaaacctaaactaaaccaaacctaaactaaacttaaaatacagaaacaaaaacagaaaaaaatacAAGATGTCTcaccgggtggaggagggggcgccggaggggtggggcggccgcggtggtggaggagaggggcgccggggcagccgggtggaggagggggcgccggagcggcggggaggacgcggtggtggagcagaggggcgcTAGGGCCGCCGGGTGGAGGATGGAGGATGGAGCGCCGGAgcggccgcggtggtggagcagaggggcgccggggccGCCGGGGTCGAGGAGGGGGTGCCGTGGCGACGTGGGTGGCATGGGGCGGCGGAGGCTCGGGCACGGGGCGGCGCGGCGCAACTACGGGGATGCCGCGGGGTGGGGAAGGGGGTCACCGGGGCTgctggggcggcgcggcgacgggggtggcgcggggcggcggcggcatgggGGCGGGATGgtgtggggcggcggcggctcaggcgtgggcggagagagagaggggacagATGTGGGGCGCGGGCGGGCGTCGATATGGATTTTAGTTAGGGCACGGTTcgttgccgtccgccagcagacgacaaagatccTAGCTAACGGGCGTTAGtttggccactttctttgccgtctgctagcggacggcaaagacattGTCCGTTAGGTGGTTCTCGGTAGTGGGCCACCCTCATTCTTTGCCGTcggctagcggacggcaaagactatatgtcgtccgctggcggacggcaaagacttgGCTGACGACAAAtatggtctttgccgtcagccagatCTTCCCGTCAGCTTCTGTTGAGCTggcggcaaagaaggtctttgccgtcagctagcggacggcaaaggcctggctgatggcaaagatcctgattccagtagtgtcatgtcatcttgcctaattcgttactctgttcttataaacttaatactctaaatgcatgctggatagcggtcgatgtgtggagtaatagtagtagatgcagaattgtttcgttctacttgtcacggacgtgatgcctatatacatgatcatgcctagatattctcataactatgcgcttttctatcaattgctcgacagtaatttattcacccaccgtagaatatgctatcttgagagaagccattagtgaaacctatggccctcgtgtctattttccatcatattattttcctatcaactagctatttccattgccgtttattttgcaatctttactttccaatctatacaacaaaaataccaaaaatatttatcttatcatctctatcagatctcacttttgcaagtggccgtgaagggattgacaacccctttattgcgttggttgcaaggttcttgattgtttgtgcaggtactagggattttcgtgtagcctcctactggattgataccttggttctcaaaaactgagggaaatacttacgctactttgctgcatcaccctttcctcttcaagggaaaaccaacgcatgctcaagaggtagcattttCCTCATCAGAGACCTGAGGGATGTCATCTGTTCGAGACTCATCCATCGAGAAGTTTCCTTCCTCTGGGGCTCCAAACAATCTTTTATAATAATTAGTGATATAAGATTTAAGTTGCTCATGTCCCTCAATTGTGCCCTCATCCTGTTGAAGTGAATGAATAAGTTTCTTCCGGTGTCTGCCATTAGCGACGCCATGGAAATATCTAGTATTCGAATCACGTTTCAGGATAAATTGAGAGTTAGAGTGTTGGTCCATTTGAGTTCCTCTTCACGCAGCATGCTAGCTATATGTGCATTCAATTGACTCTTGATCTCGATTTCAGGCTCAGATAATGGCCTAACCTCTGCCAAAGCTTCTAATTCATCAATGATAGATGAAAAACGAAGCTTCTCCTTTTTGAGGATACCCACTGTATGCCTAGCCCAACCACCAAGGAATTTACGTAATGCATGCATTTTGTTATTCCATTTGTGTATTGGGGTATTCCCGGGCACCGGTTTCTCCCATACCTTCTTgaccatgccatggaagccatcCCGGAGCAACCAACCAAATTCGAACTTGAACTTGCGTCTATGTTGTGGTCGTGgcatagcctctggacgaaaattatgaagtggcatcttgtatatttcgtccaaggcttcatgcactcattatgatggcttcaaagtcctgaaatcatcacttgaaactatgttcttgtctcccttgcgcatgccatcaactccatgcttgttcttgctccaatgttcatccttcttcaagctaggcccttcatttgtaagcaaaacaaatgtatccaatttaggcagcatcatattctcatgaacattagaatcattaccaagaaacgaaagtacctggtaatttaattggcgtgcgcgagctctactaatcggtccagtatgtatagtagcaagGGTTGTGgttgtaacaatggtattgatgtcctcgtATTTGGATGATCAGTCGAAATCGATGCCAGAAACAAAACAGTGGCCTGAATCGCTCCTAGGAGTTTGACTTCTACTAGGGAGCTTAGGGTGTGTTTGATTCGTGTCACGAAGTGAAACGGCATGGGTCGGACCTGCACCAGAGCCTCGTTCCTGCGTTTGGTTCATAGATGGAATGGGAACCAagtcgttcctaaatataagtctttttagatatcCCACTATAGAGATCATATTCGGGTGTAGTTATCCACtgattttgctccgtatgtagtctatGGTGGAATTTTTTAAAAGACTTGTATTTacgaacagagggagtagaagaTTTAGCATGCCCAGAACTCAGCAAATTGTCGTAACTTCTCTATAGTCTAGAGGTTAGGCAAGAATTGAAATTACCCAAACACAAACTTCCCTTTCAGAAGCCAAAATTTGAAATTACACAAACACAAACCTTCAAAAGCAAAATTTCAGCGTAACCCAAACAAGTCAACGAGATCCAGTCACAGCGAGGAAAGCAGAGAAACAGAGGGAGAGCTCACCGCCGTCCAGCCCCCCAGATCCACCGCACCGCACCCCGGCGAGCGAGCGAGAGAGCATGGCGGCGGTGGGCGGCGACGCGGCGAGCATGGTGGCGGTGGGCCTGGTGTGGGGCGCCACCAACGCGCTGATGCGCCGTGGCGCGCTCGTCTGGGACCGCCGCTCCCGCTCCCTCCCCGCCGGCACCGGCGCCGTCCGGCGGTGGGCCGACCTGCTCCTCACGTGGCAGTACTCGGCGCCGTTCCTCGCCAACCTCTCCGCCTCCGCGGCCTTCTTCCGCCTCCTCGGCGACGCGCCCATCTCCGTCGCCGTGCCCGTCACCAACGCCACCACCttcgccgccaccgccgtcgccgccgcgctgCTCGGGGAGGCCACCCGCGCCGCGCCCGCCGCGCTCGGCACCGCACTCATCGTCCTCGGCGTCTGGGTCTGCATCTCCTAGCTCGCCTACCCCGTCTACTGCTTCCAAGAACTGAATTGCAGTTCAGTACTGAAACTTGTGGCATCATCTACGCAGCTCACAGTTCAGTTCTCATATTTCTTCAAGGTTGCCTGTAGGATTTGATCTCCAAAATGTGCTATGATGTGTGCTTTTTAATGCCAAAATGTTACTGCTGCTTGTTGTCTTTCCCCCCTTTAGCAATCTTGCTTGTTGTTCTAGAGCCAGAGAGGAAACATGTAAATGTATAACACGAACAAAATGCTGATTTAGAGCAGACATGTTACCAAACTGGATCAGTTCTTCTGGATCCTTATCACTGTAGGCCTCTGTACTGCTCTCGCGTCGTCAAGAACGTCTGGTGACGCTAGCTCAAGTAACCTGAACTCCTCAGGGCAGAGTTTCTCggttctgaatcatgtgtgtgcATCAAAGGCCACATAATTGAACCGTTCAGGCATTTCATTCCTGAAATATGCAGCATTGCAGGCCTCCCATATAGATCAAAGAACCGGAGCGACTGTAAATCTGTAGCtagtttctttttctttctgtACCACTCAATCCAGCATGCCAGTCATTAAATTATCAATATCCCGGTGGcaggaaagaaagaaaaatgtGAAACACGGATTTAACTGTATCCCAAACATACTTATTTATGTTTGTGCTTTCTGTTACATATATCCAACTAGATATAAGCATGACTATCTGAAAGATTAGTATTATTTGTTTGTTAACAATACCTACTTTCCCTCCTCTTGCAAAACATAGTTTCCCTGTTGCCATGTGTCATGTAAGTTCAGATCGATGGTGCCTTCAACTaatgatccgtatgtggtccgaCCTCGgtacgtgcttgactatggctacATGATCATGCCGAAGGTGCTTTGATGTACTTGTTAATAAGAATGATGTCCATACTTTTACAGGTCCATCTTGAATGCTCTGTTTCGTAGCAGCAGGGTAACTATACCTAGTTACTCCTACTTCGTGGCACACAAGATCATGGCTGTAATCTGGGAGGGAGAAGCGACTCTGTGACTAAATGCTTAATCCTGTAAGGTATGTTTTTCCTTTTCGAAGAAACACAAAAGCTTCACGTTTTGATGTATTGTTAAGAAAAGACTGTGTAAGCTCTAAACAATTTCATTTTTTTTTATAAAGTACCCAAGAGTTGGCTATACCAACCCATACTAGCATTATTGGGCATTAGGGAAGCTGGTATGCAGTTTGCTTGTACCCCATTTTTCTCTTTATCCGTTGCTACTGGAACTAGAACACGGATTGCAAAATTCAGTAAAAAAAATTCTTTCTCCCCATTGATTCATCGGATTCCTTTTTGTTCTAGCCAAAAGATAGAAAACACAGCTTAGTTCATGGGATGATAGCCAAGAATCCAACCACTTAATTTTACCTGTATCGTTACCTCCTCACATATCTTTTCTCTACTCTTTTCTCCATGTTCAAAGATTATTACAAGGCTTAGGTTACATAGTACACATAGTATCAAGATCAATAGGACATGGACTCAAGTACTTAACTTCATAAATCCAACTTGTCTTGGACTCTAATTTAACCGACAATGCAAACATTGCCTTGACTCTGAAAGTACTTACACAAATACAAGCACAATGTACTCGACATGCAGAAACTTGTACTACAATATGATGACTTCATGCCTAGTGCCTAGACCATAACATACATATAtgttaactactccctccgtaaactaatagaAGAGCGTTTATATCACGACATACATGATGTGAGTCATGAACAGTGTGTTACTCAAATCAAATGTTCTCCCTCCTGATGCACATGCTTCTTCCTTCCTACTGTAAGTTGTGGTGGTTGCATCTTACAGCTTATCGTGTAGTTGTAGTAGGGCGGTATGCGAGATCTCCATGAAAGAGCCTCAAATTCTCCACGGGGTAGGGTACCACCATTTCCTAAGAGAATGTTCTGCACATTGATTTTAGGAATATTCTCATTGGAATCTGACTGATGATGGTTGCATATCAAGAAATATCTGTGGCTCTTCCCCAATCTCCAATAGTATACCGGTTCATCTTCCCGCAAACGAAGGTTTGGGTGCTGGTCAAACATAAGGAGATTTGTCTGTTTATATGCTCTCACACATTCAAGAATTGTGCGCCAAATTCGACCATCGAAGTTATCTCGCAGTATCCCAGCAATGATATACGCGCTTAGGAAACATTGTCTTTGTTCCAAAGCGATTTCCATGGCCATTGAGGCCAGCTTCGGCTGCTCATCTGAGTTTGTGCTTCCGAATACGAGTGACTTGAAAAAATGCCAATAAGCTTCTTGCGGGAGGTAGTCCAGTCGTAGTGCTTCTGTTGTTCCCAGATTCACAATTCTATCTGATCGGCTGGTGATTATAATTTTACTTCCACCGCGTGGTGTCATGCAGGTTATGGAAGATTTCATCCTTCTCCATGTTCTCTCATTAATGTCCTCAGCTATTTCAATAATAATTAGCAACCTTTTTTGAGAAGCACAATTCTGATGTCTGACTAGACCATTAAAATTGTTTCCTCTTAGGTCGATCAGTCCTTCATTCTTGAGACTGCCTTCTGGAAAGAAGAGGATCGTCGAGAAGTGATCGCGCACACTCTCATCTCTACAGACATACTCAATGAGAGTGCTCTTCCCTACTCTTATTGGACCAACGATCGGAAGTACAGCCAGTTCATGCATAGCATTGGGACGCAACAAGAAATTCAGGACCCTTTCCAGGTCAGTTTGCCGACCAAACATGCAATTATCCAAGATCAAATATGTGCCATAAGGTTGGCGGAGTATCCGAGGATACGACTCCAAGAAGAAAAGGAACTCCTTCATACCAGCCATGGTTTCTTCAAGGGTGTCGACCAACCGCTGCAGCTCTTCTTGTATGCTGTTGTTTGCACCAGATAACAGTACAGCTTCTCTGTCGCTGCTACCACCACCGGCGCAAGAGGCACGAAGTCGTTTAGGTGGCCTTAATTTAGACAGTGCAGATGATGAATGGCTcacctcctccccctccttgtcACAGATGGCTTGAAATCTCAAAGCATCAAGCACGTAGTGGCCTCTGTACATACCTTGCCTCAACATTTTGAGTTGACGGAGCATTCCCTGGTTGGTGATGCGCCGTCCCTCAGCTTCTTCGACGACGGTGTCGATTCTCATTAGAAGTCTCTGCAGCCTCTGCACAATCTTGTCGGTGCCAGGCTGCTGCTGGGAGTATCGGCTGATCATGAAGGACACAGACCTGCTGATGAGGTCACCTACAATTGCAGAGAAAAGGACATCCATCAAGTTGAACCTCCGCGGCTTGAGCAATTGTAGTGGAAGATTTGAAGATTTGTGTTGGGATAAACAGAGCAATGGGTTTTTGGAGAGATGCTCAAATTTGGTTCGAAGATTTGAAGGTGACAGACTGGTACTTCAATGTGAGCCTACTGATGGATAGATAACATATTATATGATGTGTTTCCCTGCCAATAAGTGAGTCTTTACCTGACATGCGTAGTCAGACTGCCAACATGCTAGTCTGACTAATTCTTGACTGGCTAATCTATGCCAAAAAAGTAATCATTCGACTTctattctttatttattttattgcATATGTTTCCACTTAGTCGTGGCAAATGTTGATCCGCAATGCTTTTGATAATTGACAGCTTCTTTTCTTAGGATTTTTGTAAACCGCAGCTGTAAAATTCAGTTGTCTCAAGTCACGCAGAtatcgttttttttttgctttgttAAGTAGCATATGGAGTGACTTAAGAGTTGCTTTATGAGTTCCACATATTTAGAAACGTGCCTTTTATTTAAGATATTTGTTTTTTTCCTATACTTGAAGTTTGCGTAGCTTGTTTTTTTAGCTTGTTTTTTTGGCAGGTGGTCGATGAGACACAATGTAGAAAAATTCAGCAGGTTTTTTGACTGGATGCTTcgattttgacaaaggatgtctAGAAGACTGAAGGATGTCTAGTAGTATTTGGCAGCCAGGAATTGAATAGCTGTCGTTCTAGTGATTTTGTTTTCGAACATTCTCGTGTTTGTTTGAACTTGTCAGTGCTTGTTAATTCGCAGAATTCATTGTTCAAAGATTAGCAAACCCCTACTTCTCCATATATCTGAACTGTAAGTCAAGACATCATTTGTAAATTTCAGGTTACATATTCGTTAGAAATTTGGCATATGACAATAACTTAAGTGAAATATAGTTTGTACCACCAGAAATTTCGGAGCACTGCGCACTTGGATCAGTGTTTTTATTTCTTAGACAAAGGAAAAGATATATTCTTTGGCCTTGCATGGTTGGAAGTGTATTGCTTCTGATTGACCGCATCACTGTATCTCGACAGATTTCTAGAGTATAAACGGTATGGagttttttttttcctttccaaATCAAGCCCATTTGCGCGCCATCCTTTTTTGCGGCATGGTTCATGACCTTCTCAAGTATATGGACAAGACTTCAAAAAATAGCGCATAAACATACTTCAAAAACATAGCAATCCCAtccaataaataacaaatttcctcgcaaataaaataaataagtaacaTAGTTATAGGACAGGAGATTGTACAAACACAATATAATATCTCATGTTTCAAATGTAAAAGGTAGAGATGAGAAGACATACAACCTTCTCAAGTACCAGTAACACATAAAAAGGTTTTGGTGCTTAACTACAAGACACAATGGACTTGTAGTGTCACTTATTGTAATTGAAATGACTAACACATCGAGTCTTTGAAACCTTTATTCTGTATGTATATAGGTTTTTGTAACTATAGCAAATAAATTGCTGCCAGTTGATTACTCGCGCGGTTCATCTTGGCTCCCTGCTGCACCTGGCTGGAGTGGTCCAGTTGCGCTAGTATCCGCTGGAATCTGGGGTGCTGTAGAGGAAAACCCAATCTCCAGTTCAGATTGTGCTTCAGCTTCTAGAATTGCAGCAGCATTACGAAACGAGCGTGCAAGCTGCAAAAAACAATACAGATAAGTCTGATGGCTTGACCAGACATCTAGCAAGAATGATCAATACGACATGAAGTAAGGCCTTGATGTTTGCAAAATCATGGTGTGCAACGTGAAGAAATCGAGGCAAAAATAATTAACAAAGCAGGCCGCATGCAACTATATATTGATTCTTGAAACATGAatcagcttggtgcatagacccCAATGAATTCTGTACAGTAGTTTTTTCTATCTCAAATATTTTGGATTGTAAGAAATATGTATTTGCTATTTATGCTATGCACTTTATTAGGACCTGAAAGTTTGAAGATGCGGCCAAGTTTTGTAGCCAAATGAACAAGCCATTAGATATAGTGCATCTTAGCAGCAAATAAAGAACTGAATGTAGCTTGGACTGATCATGTTAATTAATTTGAAGAAAACCATATGTAGTAGCATGTTGGCAAATGGAGATGTGTCTCGCGCTAGATACAAAAGGACTAGTTTGGCTAAAATTATCAAAACAAGCCAACATTATAGTTCGGGGCACACACTAGTAGGCTTACAAAGCCCACTTAGATACACAAGATGTTATCTCCAACTTTTTGAAGCATGTGATATCATCTTCGAAGGTAGGGACAGAAACAAAAGAAGCTCATAGCTTGGTTAAATTTTTGGTTTCTCTTAACCAGGGTCGCCACTTGTGGTTGGGCTATCCACATGAccctttttgtattcctttgaACTTCCCAATTAATCAATAAAGTGTCCTTCACCCCTCAAAAAATCTCCAACTTTTTCCCATTGATATCAAAATGTGACAGCCAATCCAATATGTTTGGGTAGCTAGAGAAGCCAAACCAACACGTGCTACCAATGTGACTGACAGAGTGTAGAGCTATGGCCATCCTAACATGTGTCCACCCGCACCTACAACCGTCCAGTAGGCAATAGTCTAGTTTCTAAAAACACACAAATACAACAtgcacacacacatacacatgcacacCATCACCCACATCATCACCACAAAGGGCCTACTGAATACCATAGTGCAAAATTTTAAGATTGACGAAATTACCACAGACGCCTCATTATCTGTGAGAACGTCGTCTCCCACCGAAAGAATATTCCCTCTTTAACGAGACACTGGACGTTAAACCTAGGGTTTAATCTCTGGTGAACCAGGGGTACAACCACCCGCATAACCATTCTCTAGGCTAGTTTTTATGGTACACCTACACCATTAGGTAGTTGCATCTTTGATTTGACTTCCCCGAAAAACTCCACGGGGTAGGATAGTAAGAAGCTGGTTCTAGGGAAAGCTAGGATTTCACTTTTCCTATTGACACAATATCGATGACAATGGCTGAATGACATTAATAGACGATGAGAATTGATGGATGCATATCCCTAGCAGTGTGTCAAATTTATCCTGTTTACATTGTCATCTTTATAAATGATGGTGATGCTTGCTTGTCGATGACTCAACATGTTCTATCTTTGGTTTCTACTCATTTTAAAAAATAGAATATGTTGGTCTCGATTAGTGAAACAAGACCAAGGTTTTGCCTCTGGTTTAAAAAAAAACACATCCCTAACAAGGTATATTGAATTTCCTTCAATAATAAATATTTACCAAGGAAGGTACTTATTATGTTTTTGTGTGTGCTCAATTTATTGCCGGCAACTATTTCAATAGTAAAGTTATGGATTTCAGTCGTAAGTAGTATACTAGAAACAAGAACACAACACTAACATACTAGAGTAACTATAAAGTGATGTATCTTTGTTTTGGACAAATTATAATTAATATATAACTTCATTGCTTCAGGGGAATAAAAGAGCATTTTATATGTAGTGCTCTTAATTTATGGGTATGGATATTTCTCAATATGTTTTCGTCGTGTTTGAAATATAGTAAGTTAATTTATACCTATCTAATTGAATACTTACTTTCATAATCTATACTGGACAAGCGTCTTCGCTCTTCATTGTTTGATTGGACTACATGTTTTCATATATCTCCTCTAAAAACATTTTACATTGAATTATACGTTTGTTGAGTTTTGAAGTAGAAAGTATATAATATTAAAAGTCTAAACTGGTATGATGGTTTTGTGCTAAAAACATTGTGTTCTCAAGCTTCAATTTCTCATTTTTCTTCATTTATGGATTTATGTGCTGAATTCTAAGTTGTTAAACATGTAAGTACGTAAATATTGTGGTAATAATAACGAATATTCAAAACATTTTATGTTTATTGATTGGGCAGTTATTCAATCAGAGGCAACATCTAAGTATATCGAACTGCAATAATCAACCAAAATGAACCTCTCACAAATTAAATGTGTTAAATTTTGTATAAACACTTGAACAGTAGTCTCCACACACATACACAATTATTAATATCTTTAGAATCATATTTTCCGTCTATGCTGGTGTAGTCTTTAGATCCTATATTATCAAGATTCTGGTTAGTATTGTTTGCAGTTGGGCATATTTGGTGCAACTAAATATAAATTTCTTACTTATTCTGTGATCAATAGTCAGAAGTGGCATATTCGCAAACTTGATTCATTCTAAAAAACAATTTCGAACATACTCCCCCCCACCCCCCGCAACGCGCGGGGAAAGCATTTGGTGTATGATATATCTCAGTATCTCATTGGGTGTTGAAATTCACTTTCCTGTTATACAGGGTGCTACTTTTAGTAAGTGTTGACAATTTTCTTGCTATTTTCGGAAATACTACTGATCCATGTGATGGTAGGAAGCTAATGCTTAATCCAGATCTTAAATTTTACTCCTAGCCAAGAAATGTCGAATGTGCTACATGGTCACGTTATTGGGTCAActaggaagcaaaataaatttcCTTATTTAACCGTTTTGTGGAATATAAATATTTCTTTAGATGCACATTAAAAATGAGTGAGACTACTTCATAAACCATCTACATGCTGACATGGGTGCAATTTGTTTGACTTGAACATGTAAATAGCACACACTTTTGCATTATATTTCAAATTCCATGTATCTATCGTCATGTTGGCAGATTTTCTTTCACACATTTTTGTAATGTTTTCGTGTTATTACAATGCAAGAATTTTAGCCATTGGGCGTTTAGCTATTCAATATGATAGAAATATATTATTCAGTTGTCAATATTCTATATCTAGTAATAATATTTTCTAGTCTTGATTTAGAAATAATGCACGATAGAAGTGTTATAGTATATCATTGTATGTCTTGGATCTACTTTGGCAAACCTCAGCTTTCAGGCATGCATTTTCAATCTTCAAGCAAGCAACACATCGGTATGTCCTCAACTCCTCGCGCATTTTGTGGTTCTCAACCGCCAGTATTTTGTTCTCAATCTCC contains:
- the LOC109733838 gene encoding uncharacterized protein gives rise to the protein MAAVGGDAASMVAVGLVWGATNALMRRGALVWDRRSRSLPAGTGAVRRWADLLLTWQYSAPFLANLSASAAFFRLLGDAPISVAVPVTNATTFAATAVAAALLGEATRAAPAALGTALIVLGVWVCIS
- the LOC109733824 gene encoding uncharacterized protein, which gives rise to MDGNSRSSSKRAKLLVMKMGPRIKKLSIKQQNERLEIENKILAVENHKMREELRTYRCVACLKIENACLKAELARSFRNAAAILEAEAQSELEIGFSSTAPQIPADTSATGPLQPGAAGSQDEPRE